CGGCAAGAACACGTCGAGCCGCATCATCTCCAAGGGCATCGCGGCCGGCAAGTCGCAGAACACCTATCGCGGTCTCGTCACCGCGCACCGGAAAGCGACCGGCGCGCGTAACTTCACGGCCTGCGACTCGCTGCTGATCGGCGACAAATGCGGCGCGCACACCGTGCCGTACATCGAAGCCAAGAACTCGTCGGCAACGTTCGAGCACGAAGCGACGACCTCGAAAATCTCCGAGGACGTGCTGTTCTACTGCATCCAGCGCGGCCTTTCGCAGGAAGAGGCTGTCGGCCTCGTCGTCAACGGCTTCGTCAAGGACGTGCTGCAGCAACTGCCGATGGAATTCGCGGTGGAAGCGCAGAAGCTGATCTCGATTTCCCTGGAGGGAAGCGTCGGGTAGGTCAGATGATCCGCAACTTCCTTGCCGCCGTCCAGTTTGGTCCGCTTGCGATCACTTTGTTCGTTGCGATTGCTGGAGCGGTCGTCGCCCTGATTGGCGGCTTTGCAGGGTGGGATGGGGTAACCGACTTCGGCAAACTAGCTGCCGGTGGAGGAGCTCTCGGATTTTTTGGCTGGCTCTTTCTTCCGATTATCTTGCGGTCGATTTAGGCCAGAAGGAAACAAAATGGCTTTGCTTGAAGTGAAAGACCTCAAGGTTCGTGTCGAGGAGCGTGAGATCCTCCACGGGCTGACGCTGACCGTGAACGAGGGCGAGGTGCACGCGATCATGGGGCCGAACGGCTCCGGCAAGTCGACGCTCTCGCACGTCATCGCGGGCAAGCCCGGCTACGAGGTCACCGACGGCCAGATCCTGTTCAAGGGCGAGGATCTCCTGGAGATGGACCCGGACGAACGTGCCGCGAAGGGCGTGTTCCTGGCTTTCCAGTACCCGGTCGAGATTCCCGGCGTCGCCACCATGACGTTCCTGCGCACCGCGCTGAACGCGCAGCGCAAGGCGCGCGGCGAGAGCGAATATTCCACCCCGGACTTCCTGAAGAAGGTCCGCGAGGTCTCGAAGTCGCTGAACATCCCGCAGGACATGCTCAAGCGCGGCGTCAATGTCGGCTTCTCGGGCGGCGAGAAGAAGCGCAACGAGGTGCTTCAGATGGCGCTGTTCGAGCCGAGCCTGTGCATCCTCGACGAGATGGATTCCGGCCTCGACATCGACGCGCTGCGCATCGCCGCCGACGGCGTCAACGCGCTGCGCTCGCCTGGGCGCGCGATGGTCGTGATCACCCACTATCAGCGGCTGCTGAACTACATCGTGCCTGATTTTGTGCATGTGATGTCGCGCGGTCGGGTCGTGAAGAGCGGTGCCAAGGATCTGGCGCTGGAGCTGGAGGCGTCCGGCTACGCCCAGTTCGAGGACGCGTAAGGATTTTTGCGATGAACGTTGCTGTGGCAAAGACCGGGAACGGCCGCGCGGTGAGCGATCTCTTCGCCAGCGCCGAAGGCCGCCTGCCGGGTTCGCCGTCCGTGATCGCCGGCCGCCGCGAGGCGTTCGAGACCTATGAGCGTCTCGGCCTGCCGCATCGCCGGGTCGAGGAATGGAAATATACCGATCTGCGCGCGCTGGTCGGCGAGGTGCTGCCGCTGGCGGCGAGCCCCGATGCGGCTGCGCTCAAAGCTGCCGCGGAGGCCGTGAAGGCGCATGCGATCGCAGGCGCCCGCAAGCTGGTGCTGGTCGACGGTGCGTTCGTGGCCGATCTCTCCGACGTCAAGGCACTCTCGTCCGAAGCGAGCCTCAGGACGCTGCGCGAGGTGCTGGCGAACGAGGCAAATCCCGCCGCCGGCGATCTGCTCCAGACCGCCGCGACCGATGCGGTGATCTCGCTCAATGCGGCGATGGCGACGGATGGCGTGGTGGTCTCGGTGGCCGACGGCACGCAGCTGTCTGCGCCGATCCAGGTCATCCACATTGCGACCGCGGCTGGCGCGTCCGCGTTCACTCGCTCGCATCTGCGGATTGGCAAAGGCGTGCGCGCCACAATCGTCGAGAGCTTCGTCGCGGCCGGGAAGGCGAGCGGCTACCAGGTCAACGATGCGGTGATCCTCTGGATTGGCGATGACGCTGACATCGCCCATATCCGTTTGATGGACGACGCGCCTGACGCGGTGAACGTCACCTCGCAATTCGTCACCGTCGGCGCCAACACCAAGCTGAACTTCTTCAACATGACCACCGGCGCAGCCGTCAGCCGCCTGCAGGGCTTCATCACGCTGGCAGGCGAGGGCAGCGAACTCTCCGCCAATGGCGTCAACCTGTTGCAGAAGACCGAGCATGGCGACACCACGCTGGTGGTCGATCATGCCGTGCCGAACTGCGTCAGCCGCGAGGTCTTCCGTGCCGTGATCGACGATCGCGCCCATTCGGTGTTCCAGGGCCGCATCATCGTCCGTCCCGATGCGCAGAAGACCGACGGCAAGATGATGACCCGGGCGCTGCTGCTCTCGGACGAGGCCGAGGCCGACAACAAGCCCGAGCTCGAGATCTTTGCCGACGACGTCTCCTGCGGCCACGGCGCTACCGCCGGCGCGCTGGACGACAGCCTGCTGTTCTATCTGAAGGCGCGCGGTCTGCCGGAGAAGCAGGCTCAGGCGCTGCTGATCCAGGCTTTCGTCGGTGAGGCGATTGAGCAGATCGCTGATGACGGATTGCGCGAGCACGTGATCGGCATCGCCGAGCGCTGGCTGGAGCGGCGGTCATGAGCACCCATCCCGCAGTCAAGAACGGCGCCTATGACGTCGCGCGCGTGCGCGAGGACTTTCCGGCGCTCGCCCTGGAAGTCTACGGCAAGAAGCTGGTCTATCTCGACAACGCCGCCTCGGCGCAGAAGCCGAAGTCCGTGCTCGACCGGATGACGCAGGCTTATCAGTCCGAATACGCCAACGTGCATCGCGGCCTGCATTACCTCGCCAATGCCGCGACGGAGGCCTATGAGGGCGGCCGCGCCAAGGTGGCGCAGTTCATCAATGCTGCGCGGACCGAGGAAGTGATCTTCACCCGCAACGCGACCGAGGCGATCAATCTGGTTGCGTCTTCGTGGGGTAGCCCGAACATCAAGTACGGTGACGAGATCGTCCTCTCGATCATGGAGCATCACTCCAACATCGTGCCCTGGCATTTCCTCAGGGAGCGCCAGGGTGCCGTGATCAAGTGGGCGCCGGTCGACGACGAGGGCAATTTCCTCATCGACGAGTTCGAGAAGCTGCTGACCGCGAAGACCAAGCTGGTCGCGATCACGCAGATGTCGAACGCGCTCGGCACCATCGTGCCGGTCAAGGACGTCGTCAGAATTGCCCACGCCCGCGGCATCCCGGTGCTGGTCGACGGCAGCCAGGGCGCGGTGCACTTGCCCGTCGACGTCCAGGATCTCGGTTGCGACTTCTATGTCTTCACCGGACACAAGGTGTACGGTCCGACCGGCATCGGCGTGCTCTGGGCCAAGTACGACCACCTCGTCGCGATGCGCCCCTACAACGGCGGCGGCGAGATGATCCGCGAGGTCTCGCGCGAGATCGTCACCTATGGCGATCCCCCGCACAAGTTCGAGGCGGGCACGCCCGCGATCGTCGAGGCCGTCGGGCTTGGCGCTGCCATCGACTACGTCAATTCGATCGGCAAGGAGCGCATCGCCGCGCACGAAGCCGATCTGACTGCCTACGCCCAGGAGAAGCTGCGCGAGATCAATTCGCTGCGGCTGATCGGCACGGCCCGCGGCAAGGGGCCGGTGATCTCGTTCGAGCTCAAGGGCGCGCACGCCCATGACGTCGCCACCGTGATCGACCGCCAGGGCATCGCGGTGCGCGCCGGCACCCATTGCGTGATGCCGCTTTTAGAGCGGTTCAACGTGACCGCCACCTGCCGGGCCTCGTTCGGCATGTATAATACGCGGGAAGAAGTCGATCATCTGGCACAGGCGCTGCTCAAGGCGCGGGATTTGTTCGCATGAGTGACACGGCCGAAATCAAAGCCAATCCGATGGAGACTCTCTCGGCGCTGCCGCCGGAGGAGACCGAGCGCCTGACCACCGAGATCATCGCCGGCCTCAAGACCGTGTTCGATCCGGAAATCCCGGCCGACATCTATGAGCTTGGCCTGATCTACAAGGTCGAGATCAAGGATGATCGCTCGGTCGACGTGCTGATGACCCTGACGACGCCGAACTGTCCGGCCGCCGGCGAGCTGCCGACCATGGTCGAGAACGCGGTTGCCAGCGTCCCCGGCGTCGGCGTGGTCGACGTCAAGGTGGTCTGGGAGCCCGCATGGTCGCCGGAACGCATGAGCGACGAGGCCCGCCTCGTGCTCAACATGTGGTGACGGTCTCGGCCCGCATTGAATTCGCTCCGCAACGGACCACATAGATAACATGACCCAGGCAACATCAGCTTCGACACCAAAGCCCCGGCGGCCCCGCCCGCAGGTGATGCGGCTGACCGATGCCGCTGCCCAGCGCATCACCGAGCTGACCCAGCGCGCCGATTCCGAGATCGTCGGCCTGCGTGTCGGCGTGAAGAACGGCGGCTGTGCCGGCCAGTCCTACACGGTCGAATACGCCCACGAGATCCGCCCGACCGACGAGGTCGTCGAGGACAAGGGCGTCAAGATCCTGGTCGACCCCAAGGCCGTGCTGTTCCTGCTCGGCACCGAGATGGACTACAAGGCCGACAAGATGCAGGCCCAGTTCGTCTTCAACAACCCCAACCAGATCTCCGCCTGCGGCTGCGGCGAGTCGGTCGAGCTGCGGCCGGCGAAGATCGACGGGTAAGCCCAGCTCTCTCCTCTCGCTCCGCCGTCGTCCTGGCGAACGCCAGGACCCATACCGCGTGATCTAGCGGTGACGTGCGGTACCAGTACCACGCTTTCTTAGCTGCCAGTCTTCGCTAAACTCCTCCCTGTGATTATGGGTCCGCGCGTTCGCGGGGACGACGGCGGGGGAGTCCAATGGACCGCGAATTCCTGATCGACCTGTTCGCCGATTTCGGTCCGGTCACCATCCGAAAAATGTTCTCTGGCTACGGCATCTCCGCCGACGGCACCAACTTCGCGCTGTCCTTGCGGGCCGGCCTGTTCTTCCGCGCCGACGAGGTGACCATTCCGGAATTTGAGGCCGAGGGGTCAAAGCCGTTCCAGTACTCGACCCGCGCCAAGACCGTGACGGTCAATTCCTACTGGGAGCTGCCGGCGCGGCTGTTCGACGATTCCGCCGAGCTTGCGCAATGGGCAAGGGCGGCGCTCGCCGCGGCCCAGCGCGCCAAGGTGAAGAAGCGGCCGAAGCGGAAGAAGGCGGCGGCGAAGAAGACTGCGAAGAAGGCCGCGCCGAAGAAAGCCCCGGCGAAGAAGCGGTCGGCCCACAAGGCAGCCAAGAAGACGGTGCGGTAGGGTGGGCAAAGCGGAGCGTGCCCACGATTAGGATTGTCATCGCGAGAAGTCGTAGGCACGGCGCGATGCGCCTTTGCCCACCCTACGAGACCTGAGAATTAGTCCGCGGCTTTCGTCAAACCAACCCGCATATCCTTCGCTACGAACACGCTGACGCCATCCGCAACCACACGGCCATCGGCAATGCCGAGCACCAACTTGCCGCGCCGGACCATGCGCATGGCGACCTCGTAGCGCACGGAGCGCGTCTGCGGCGTGATGGCGCCCGTGACCTCGACTTCGCCGACACCGATGGCGCGGCCCTTGCCCGGTGAGCCCGACCAACCGAGCCAATAGCCGATCATCTGCCACATCGCGTCCAGGCCGAGACTTCCTGGCATCATCGCGTCACCGCGATAGTGGCAGTCGAAGAACCAGTGGCCCGGGACAATGTCGAGCTCGCCGACAATGTGGCCCTTGCCGTATGTGCCGCCGTCCAGGCTGATCTCGGTGATGCGGTCCATCATCAGCATCGGCGGCGCCGGCAATTGCGCGTTGCCCGGGCCGAAATAGCCGCCTTCGCTCGATCTCAGCAGCTCGTCCCTGGTGTAGGACGGCTGCGGCGTGTGAAAGTCATGCGGATTGTTGGGCACGACGACAAATCCTCGATGCTCGGGCAGCGAGGAAGATGTCGTTCGGCAGATTGGAAAGTCAAGCGCGCGACGAGCCGCCTCAGGCCACGCGGCTGTGGCTCTCGACGGCGAACTCCGGATCGGCTTCGCAGATCACGCGATTGCGGCCATTGCGCTTGGCGGCGTAGAGGCAGGCATCAGCGCGCTCGATCAGCGCATCGGTGTCGTCGCCTTCCTTGAGCATGGAGACGCCGACGGAGATGGTGACGCGGCC
The genomic region above belongs to Bradyrhizobium arachidis and contains:
- the sufC gene encoding Fe-S cluster assembly ATPase SufC; translated protein: MALLEVKDLKVRVEEREILHGLTLTVNEGEVHAIMGPNGSGKSTLSHVIAGKPGYEVTDGQILFKGEDLLEMDPDERAAKGVFLAFQYPVEIPGVATMTFLRTALNAQRKARGESEYSTPDFLKKVREVSKSLNIPQDMLKRGVNVGFSGGEKKRNEVLQMALFEPSLCILDEMDSGLDIDALRIAADGVNALRSPGRAMVVITHYQRLLNYIVPDFVHVMSRGRVVKSGAKDLALELEASGYAQFEDA
- the sufD gene encoding Fe-S cluster assembly protein SufD, whose protein sequence is MNVAVAKTGNGRAVSDLFASAEGRLPGSPSVIAGRREAFETYERLGLPHRRVEEWKYTDLRALVGEVLPLAASPDAAALKAAAEAVKAHAIAGARKLVLVDGAFVADLSDVKALSSEASLRTLREVLANEANPAAGDLLQTAATDAVISLNAAMATDGVVVSVADGTQLSAPIQVIHIATAAGASAFTRSHLRIGKGVRATIVESFVAAGKASGYQVNDAVILWIGDDADIAHIRLMDDAPDAVNVTSQFVTVGANTKLNFFNMTTGAAVSRLQGFITLAGEGSELSANGVNLLQKTEHGDTTLVVDHAVPNCVSREVFRAVIDDRAHSVFQGRIIVRPDAQKTDGKMMTRALLLSDEAEADNKPELEIFADDVSCGHGATAGALDDSLLFYLKARGLPEKQAQALLIQAFVGEAIEQIADDGLREHVIGIAERWLERRS
- a CDS encoding cysteine desulfurase, with the translated sequence MSTHPAVKNGAYDVARVREDFPALALEVYGKKLVYLDNAASAQKPKSVLDRMTQAYQSEYANVHRGLHYLANAATEAYEGGRAKVAQFINAARTEEVIFTRNATEAINLVASSWGSPNIKYGDEIVLSIMEHHSNIVPWHFLRERQGAVIKWAPVDDEGNFLIDEFEKLLTAKTKLVAITQMSNALGTIVPVKDVVRIAHARGIPVLVDGSQGAVHLPVDVQDLGCDFYVFTGHKVYGPTGIGVLWAKYDHLVAMRPYNGGGEMIREVSREIVTYGDPPHKFEAGTPAIVEAVGLGAAIDYVNSIGKERIAAHEADLTAYAQEKLREINSLRLIGTARGKGPVISFELKGAHAHDVATVIDRQGIAVRAGTHCVMPLLERFNVTATCRASFGMYNTREEVDHLAQALLKARDLFA
- a CDS encoding SUF system Fe-S cluster assembly protein, which produces MSDTAEIKANPMETLSALPPEETERLTTEIIAGLKTVFDPEIPADIYELGLIYKVEIKDDRSVDVLMTLTTPNCPAAGELPTMVENAVASVPGVGVVDVKVVWEPAWSPERMSDEARLVLNMW
- a CDS encoding HesB/IscA family protein; its protein translation is MTQATSASTPKPRRPRPQVMRLTDAAAQRITELTQRADSEIVGLRVGVKNGGCAGQSYTVEYAHEIRPTDEVVEDKGVKILVDPKAVLFLLGTEMDYKADKMQAQFVFNNPNQISACGCGESVELRPAKIDG
- a CDS encoding TfoX/Sxy family protein; translated protein: MDREFLIDLFADFGPVTIRKMFSGYGISADGTNFALSLRAGLFFRADEVTIPEFEAEGSKPFQYSTRAKTVTVNSYWELPARLFDDSAELAQWARAALAAAQRAKVKKRPKRKKAAAKKTAKKAAPKKAPAKKRSAHKAAKKTVR
- the fabA gene encoding bifunctional 3-hydroxydecanoyl-ACP dehydratase/trans-2-decenoyl-ACP isomerase, yielding MPNNPHDFHTPQPSYTRDELLRSSEGGYFGPGNAQLPAPPMLMMDRITEISLDGGTYGKGHIVGELDIVPGHWFFDCHYRGDAMMPGSLGLDAMWQMIGYWLGWSGSPGKGRAIGVGEVEVTGAITPQTRSVRYEVAMRMVRRGKLVLGIADGRVVADGVSVFVAKDMRVGLTKAAD